The following is a genomic window from Candidatus Leptovillus gracilis.
CCGAAATGCAGCAGTCCATCGCTTCGGGCGAACGCATCTTCTCGTTGATAGACGCCGTGCCGGAGATTCAAAATCAACCCGGCGCGGGCGACCCTGGTTCGATTCGGGGCGACATCGTGTTCGACAATGTGGATTTCTACTACGAAGCCGAAAAACCGGTGCTGACGAACTTTAATCTGACGATTAAACAGGGCGAAACCATCGCCCTGGTGGGACCGACGGGCGCCGGCAAGTCTACATTGGTGAACCTGATCTGCCGCTTTTACGAGCCGAAGGGTGGCCAGATTCTGATCGCCGGGCAAGATTACCGTGACCTGACGCTGCACGCCATTCATTCACGAATTGGCATGGTGCTGCAAACGCCGCACCTGTTTTCAGGCACGGTGATGGAGAATTTGCGTTACGGCCGTTTGGAAGCCAGCGACGACGAGGTAATGGCTGCCGCCAAACTGGCCGGCGCCGATACCTTCATCAGTAAGCTGGAAAAAGGGTACAACACGCAGGTAGGTGAAGGCGGCGTGCTGCTGTCCGTTGGGCAAAAGCAGCTCATCAGTCTGGCGCGCGCCGTGCTGGCCCAGCCAGATGTCTTCATCATGGACGAGGCGACCAGTTCGGTGGACACGCTGACAGAAGCGCTGATCCAACAAGGCATGGAACGGTTGATGGAAGGGCGCACCAGTTTTGTCATCGCCCACCGGTTGTCTACCATCAAACGGGCTGACCGCATCCTGGTGATTGAGAAGGGTGGCGTCTCAGAAATGGGCACACACGCCGAACTCATCCGCCAGCGCGGCCATTACTACGAGTTATACACGAAACAGTTCCGCGATGAAATGGCGCAGGCTTACGCAGCCGAAGAAGGGAAAAAAGCGGAATTGGCCGCAGCGGTTTAACAAAGAACGAGTGAAGATTGGAGATGCGCAGCAGCATTTTCGATCTTCACTCCTCACTCTTCTTCAATCACGGCCGTTTCAAACCACCACAACTCCCCCTCCCGCCAGGCAAACCAGGGCAGGCCGGCCTTGCGGCACAAATTCTGCAAAAACTCCTCCCGCGTCCAACCAAAGATCACCGCCACCTGGGGCAGCAGCAGCCCTCGCTGACGGCCGTGCTGGAGACACAGCCCATGACGCCCCACCTCAATCTGACTCACATCCTCCACTCGTTGCAGCGGTGACAAGATAGAAATCTCAATGGCGATGTCGTCCAATTCGGCCAGAGTCAGCGGCGGGAAACGGGGGTCGCGCGTGGCCGCTTTCACCGCCATAGCCGCTACCACCTGGGCCAGAGGCCAATCCGGCTCGATATGGCCGATGCAGCCGCGCAGCCGCCCCGCATGGGGGACAAGCAAGTCGTCGCGCAGCCGTAACGTGACAAACACGCCAGCCGGCTGCTGCAAATCTGGATCATCTGCCTCTACCGGCAGCATCTCGCCAACCGCCAGATAATGTCGCAGGGCGGCGCGCGCCAGCCGCAGCAGCGTTTGCCCTTGTGCGGGCGTCAGGCGCAGCGGCACACCTCCGTCCAAATTAGTTTGTGCAGCCATTGGGCTTCTCCCTGCGGCTGCCTGTTACCAGGACAACCGCGCTACCTGAGCAAAGTTTACCATGAACCACTTGCCCCGCCACAACCGCCGTTTGAACCGGGCATTGGGGTAGACGGCCGTTCCCCCCTGTGGTAAATTTCCGCCTATGACAAACCGAGCCATTCTCTCTGTGTACGATAAGGCAGGGCTGGTAGATTTCGCCACCGCCCTGGCCGACCTGGATTGGGGATTAATCGCCAGCGGCGGCACCGCCCGCCAACTGCGAGAAACCGGCCTGCCTGTGTTAGATGTCTCCGACGTCACCGGCGCGCCGGAAATGTTAGGCGGCCGGGTCAAAACCCTGCATCCGGCCGTGCATGGCGGCATCCTGGCCCGCGATCTGCCCGAAGATTGGGCCGATCTGAGGGCGCAGAGCATCAACCCCATTCACCTGGTTGTCTGTAACCTGTACCCCTTCGAGAAAACCATCGCCCAGCCCGGCGTCAGCCTGGCCGAAGCCATCGAGCAAATAGACATCGGCGGCGTCACGCTGCTGCGAGCGGCGGCGAAAAACTTTGCCCGTGTCACCGTCGCTTGCGACCCACAAGATTACGCCATTATCCTGGCCGAACTGCGCCAGCATGGGCAGGTCACTCTGGCGACGCGGCAGCGATTGGCGGTGAAAGCCTTCGCCCATACCCGCGACTACGACACGGCGATTACGGCTTATTTGCAAGAGGTGACGGCCGTTTAGCCAGACCTGGGCGCACAGACAAGGTGACAGCTGACTTGGACTAGATTTTCAGGAGACCTCATGGGTGGGCTGCACCCACCAACACGAACGAAAACCCTGGGAGCGCAGGCGTCTCGCCTGCCGGGGCGGACGGGACGTCCGCGCTCCTATTTTCAAGGGACACATCATGAGTGGGTTGCACCCATCAACACGAATGAAAACCCTGGGAGCGCAGGCGTCTCGCCTGCCGGGGTGGACGGGACGTCCGCGCACCTATTTTCAAGGGAGACTTCACCGGCTGCGCCGACCACCATGAATGAAAACCCTGGGAGCGCAGGCGTCTCGCCTGCCGGGGCGGACGGGACGTCCGCGCTCCCATTTTCGAAGGAGGGAAACAATGACATCGGAAATTGAACTGCGCTACGGGATGAACCCCCATCAAAAACCGGCGCGAATTTATATTAACCACGGCGACCTGCCTATTCAGGTACTCAACGGCGCGCCAGGGTATATCAACTTATTGGATGCGCTCAATTCGTGGCAGTTGGTGCGGGAGCTAAATAAGGCTCTAGGGCTGCCGGCGGCGGCTTCGTTTAAACATGTCAGCCCGGCCGGCGCGGCCGTGGGCGTTCCTCTGAGCGATGCACTAAAACAAGCCTATTTCGTCGAACACGATACGCTGTCACCGCTGGCTGCCGCCTATGCGCGTGCGCGGGGCGCGGACCGCATCTCCTCGTTTGGCGATTGGGCGGCGCTGAGCGACGTGGTAGACGAATCAACCGCCCATCTGCTGAGGCGCGAGGTATCTGATGGCGTCATCGCGCCGGGCTATGAACCGGCGGCCCTGGAAATTTTACGCGCCAAGAAAAAAGGCAGCTACTGTGTCATCCAGGTGGACCCAAACTATGAGCCACCGGCAATGGAGCAGCGTGAGTTGTTTGGCCTGGTTCTGGCGCAAAAGCGCAACGACGCCCTGCCCACCTATGCTGATCTGGCAGAGGTCGTTACCAGCCAACAAAATGTGCCGAACAGCGCCCGGCGCGACATGCTTGTGGCGCTGTTGACGTTAAAATACACGCAGTCCAATTCAGTCTGTTACGCGCTGGATGGGCAGGTGATTGGCGTGGGCGCGGGGCAGCAGTCGCGTATTCATTGTACCCGGCTGGCCGGTTCTAAGACCGACATCTGGTTCTTGCGTCAGCATCCGCGGGTGCTGCACCTGCCCTTCCGCGATAAAATCGGCCGAACAGAGCGGGACAATGCCATCGACCAGTTTTTGCAGGAGCAGTTGACGCCGGCCGAGGAAGCAGTATGGCGACAAAACTTTACCGAGACGCCGGAACGGTTGACGGCCGTTGAAAAACGGGACTGGCTGAACCAGTTAACCGCGGTGACGCTGGGATCAGACGCCTTCTTCCCCTTCCGCGACAGCATAGACCGCGCCCAACAAAGCGGCGTGCGCTACGTGGTGCAGCCCGGCGGCTCCCTGCGTGATGATGTCGTCACCGAGGCGTGCAATGAGTATGGCATGGCGATGATTATGACCGGGGAACGCCTGTTCCACCACTAACTGCCCGACAGTACCGGCGTATGATGGACAGTCGCCGGTTTTCTTGTTACTCTCACGGGATAGCGCCGCTGTTATCATTAAAATAGGGTCTTTGGATTTTTGTTGAGGTTCATCATTGAATAAGCCCATTCCCCACGTTGTTAGCGTCGAAGATGACGATGGCATTTATGAACTGCTCCAGGTCACTTTAGAGGCGCTGCCTATCGTTTTGCATCGCGCCAGCGACGGCCGTGCCGCCATTGAACTAATCACCCACGTTCAGCCCGACCTGCTGCTGCTGGACATTGCTTTACCAGACATGCACGGCTGGGATGTGCTGAAGACCGTTTGCGAGCAGCACATGAAACCGCGCAAAATCATCGTCCTGACCGCTTATTCCGAACCCGCCCACCGCCTGATCGCCCACTTCCAGGAAGTAGACCGCTACGTGCAGAAGCCTTTTTCGCCGATGGGCCTGCGCCAGGTGGTCTGCACTCTCCTCGAATTGACCGAATCCCCCATTTAGAGTAGACCTGACCGGTTTTCGAAAACCGGTCAGGTCTGGCCGGGCTGTGAACGGCCGTTCCTCTGCTGCCGCTGCAAGACAGCGCGCACATCTGCTGGCTGCCAGCCAGGAGGCTTAAGCAGCTTGCCATCGGCGCGGCGCGGGCCACCCGCTTTTTGCAGATTGGCGCGATGCACTTCCTGGAATACCGCATCGGCGTCTACGCCACACGCTTCCATAGCCCCGTAAACAACGTAGAGTAAATCGGCCAGTTCGTGGACCAGCGGCGTCAGCGCTTCGATGGCGTCTGGCTGTTGGCCAGACTGTAATGCGGTGATAAGGCTGTGGCAGACGGCCGTTACCTCTTCATACTCCTCCTCAATTAATTTGAGCCGCATGGTCAGGTAGCCAGCATCTGGCAGCTGCGGGCCATGTGGCAGCGGCGACCCCACCGCCGCATGAAATTCACGGATGCGCCGGGCATTGCTGTTCAGAAAAGGGACCTCCCTGGCCCCCAGGTGACCCAGAAGTTGTTTCAGCGACATATCGGCCAGGGAGGTGAGCCGATACCCCGTCTGGGGGAAAGTCAACTGGCTGGTCATCTGGTTGGGCACGACGACGCAGAAAATACCGGCCGCCTGCGCCGCCGCCGCCCCATGTGGCGAATCTTCAAAAGCCAAAGCCTCAGCAGCGCTAACGTTCAGCGCCGCCAGCGCCGCCAGGTAAACGGCCGGGTCTGGCTTGGCCCGGCTGCCCACATCGTCGCGGCAGCAAACCGCGTCGAACTGGTTGGTGATGCCCAGCCTGTCCAGCAGCTTATCTACCCAGGCGTGGGGGGAACTGGAGGCGACGGCCGTTTTTAACCCCAACTGCCGCGCTTCAGCCAGATAGGCCGCCACACCGGGCATGATACTCTGTTGAGCCATCAACTCGTCATCCCGACGGCGGCGGTTGGCCTTCACCGCTTCCCGGTCTATGGCGCGCCCCAGCAGCGATTCCAGATACGTATAGGGATTCAAAAAGTTAACCGAACCGATATTCTGCACCCACACATCCAACGGCAAATCTACGCCAAACGAGTGGTACGTCTCTTGCCAGGACACAAAATCCGGCGTTTCGGAGTCCAAAATCAGGCCATCAAAATCAAAAATAAGTGAACGTAACATAATAAGTTTGACTAACCTTTGACCATTACAGAATCCAACAAAAAAGCCCGCACTATGTAGATGCGGGCCGTTCTAATTCTCTTGTCAGCGGAACAATCCCCGTTTCGTCGTTTTCGCCGGGCAAGACTGGTTAACCGGTTAACACAGCATCTGACTCTACCAGGGCCAAACACTCTGTGACAACCCGGTTCAATTCCCAGGAACTAATCGGCTGTGTCAGGAAACGGTTCGCCCCTTTGGCTGCCGCTTCCATGGGGGCCTGCTGTTGGCCGCTGGCTGTTAACATAATAATTGGCAAATTTTTGAACCTTTCCTGAGACCGAACCTGCTCCATCAGGGTAAAACCATTCATAATCGGCATGTTCAAGTCGGTAATCATCAAATCAACCTGGAAGTTTTCTAAATGCTCTAGCGCCTGGGGGCCACTTTCGGCCGAAATTGTCGTGTGGTTGATTCGTTCTAACATGAGTGTTAAAAGGCGATGTGTATGGGGCGCATCGTCTACTATAAGAATTTTCGCCATCTAATAGACCCTTTTCTTTAGTAACTGCTGCGCAGCCCGGCTGCTCAACGTCCAACTTCGTTAACCCGCTACTCTGATACAAACGAAGTTAATGTAGCCTTAAAATAGCACAATTTTCTGTCGGTGGACCTTAAGAGCAGCTCCCGCAGATGGCGCAGCGGATAGGAAGAAAAGGTGAAACGGCCGTACACCAACCCCCATTTTCTGTGGTGCAGGACCAACCAGTAACAGATTACACTGAGACTAGAAATACTTTACCAGGCGCCAGCGGTTGTTGCCTGGCTCTGGAAAATACGCTACTTCGTCCATAAGTTGGTGGACCAGAAACAGGCCATAGCCGCTGGTTTGTGGCTGCTCAAAATTTGGCGCAACCACATCGGCCAGGTTAAACGATTGGCCGCGATCGTGCAGTTCAATGATAAATTGACGCGGCTCTTCGAGCAGTGTAAAAGCAATCTCAATACGGCCAGAAATACCGGCGTAGGCATGTTCAACAATGTTGGTACATGCTTCATGCACGGCCAACTCAATGTTATAGAAAAGAGAATCCTGTGCTGCCAACCCTTGTTGGCGCTCAAACATGGCGCGGACACAAGCGCCGAGGACGTTTAGATATTTGTGGATGGCCGGCAGTTCCAGCCGGACGGTATTCAATAGGTTTGCTGGTTTCACAGAAGCCTCTTGTTGGCTGTCGTTCAGGTTCACGCGCCAACTCCTTTAAGAACGACTAACGTCTGGTCATCGGCCTGAGACATGCCACTGCTAAAACTCAGTACCGTCTGGTACAGGCCTTCGGCGATGGCGCGGGCCGACTTCGGGGCCAACGACTGCACCAGAGAGACAAATCTATCGTAGCCAAATTCTTTGTCCTGCGCGCTGCGGGCTTCGCTGAAGCCATCTGTCGCCACAACGAGTACGTCACCGGGTTGGAAGTCAATCCACTGGTCCTTAGATAGGCTTGTTGGCAGAATGCCCATCGGAACGCCATCGGCCTGCAAGAGTCTGGCTTCGCCGCCGGCCGGGCAGTAGATAACTGGTGAATGCCCGGCGTTGGCGTAAAGCAGCTGCCGCCTGATTGAATCATATTGGCCGACAAAAATGGTGGCAAACATGCTCAGTTTGGTGAAGTCGTCGTAAAGCTCCTGGTTCGACCGAGACATGACATCTTGGGGCGTGGGTCTGGGTATCATCCTGGTTTTGGTGCGAATGACGGTGCGCGTCATCGCCATTAAGAGGGCGGCGGGAATGCCTTTGCCGGAAATGTCGCCAACTGTAAAGGTGAATGGCTGGTCGGCGCCAATGATAAAATCGTAAAAATCGCCGCCTACTCGTGAAGCAGGCCAGGAAGCGGCCCACAGGTCTAATCCGGCAATGCCCGGAGGGGTTTGCGGCAGCAGATGAATCTGAATGCGTTGGGCCAGGTCCATTTCTGTTTGGAGGCGGGTCTGTTCGCGGCTAACCTGGTGCATGATGACATTTTCGATTTGCGCGCCGGTGAATTCGGCGATGGCGCCGGCGAGTTTGATGTCGGGCGAGTTGAAGTCGTCGTCGAGCTTGTTGAGCATGCCCATGACGGCCGTTTCTGCATCCCGCACTTTGATAGGCACAAGCAGCATATTACGCACGCCCTTTACCTGTTCACCCGCACCACTACGGCTGATCAGAAATTCATGCCGGGATGCTTTCATCAGGCCAATGGCTTGCTGCAATGCCTCTTCACTGAGAATCGGCTGCGGGTAAAATTGAATGATGGGCGAACGCCCTTTCATGTGGACCAGAAAAAAGGCCGCTTCCGCTTTGACCAGACGGGCCGTTTCAAAAGCCAATCGCGTCAACATCTGTTCAGCGTCCAGATAATTGCGGGTAGCCTGGGTGAGATCATAAAGCGCCAGCAGTTGGTCTTGGGTGTCTATCAGATCTGCGCCCATGCTGTTCAGGTCTCGCTCCAGGCGGGCGATCTGGGCGATGAGTCCGGCTTGCGCTTCCAGGCGTTGGCAGTCGGCCGGCGACGAGAGACCGGCCAGGCGCAGCTCGCCGATCTTGACCGCGTTGACCTGAATTGCCTTTACCAGAGAAGCGTTGGATACCTTGTCAGACGGCCAGGCGACCAACAGCGCGTCGTCGGCCCAAACGGAAAATGAAGACGCGCCAGAGTCCAGCCAATCTTGGGCCAGGGTTGTCAGATGTTTGTGTTGTGAGGCTAAAATGGAGGGTAATATCATGCCATCCTCATTCCTTGTGGAGCGCCTGGTTAGCTGGCAAAAGCCTGTATGGCTTCCTCTTCATGGGCAAAAATCTCAAAGAACCTGTCCAGGCGCGTTAACTCGAAGACCATGCGCACCGACTGTTGCAGGTGGCACAGCCGCAGGTCGCCATTTAACTGGCGGCAGCGTTTCAGGCCGTGAACCAGGGTAGCCAACGCGGTTGAATCCACAAAGTCAACTTTTTCCAGGTTAACGACGACATTAGCCGGCTCGTCAATCATGGCTTGTTCAAGCCACTGCCTGGCTGTATCGGCGGTGTATGTGTCAAAACGTCCTGCAAATTCCAGGATTTTCACATTATCGGCAGAACGTGTTTCGATCTCCATGTGCTGCTCACTCCTTTGCGATATAAACCCGATTGGTTTGGTTATTTTTGGCCGTCTTCAGACACCGACGAACGTCGTCGTCGCCAGGCGGCCGGGGTTTGGCTGAGGATGTTCAGGTCGGTGCGCCAGGATCGGGTAGCTACATAGTAGGCGTCGGCGATCAAGATTTCGTCCAGGCTGCTTCCTTGCCGTGTCTGAATGTACCACAAACCGGTAAAACCGGGGGGATATTCGTGCCGTTTTTGCTGCCAATCTTCACGAATCTGGGCAGCGGCTTCGGGTGTGAGGGGTTTTACGCCAACCAGCCGCAGGTCGCCGGTGAATACGTTCCACAGTTCTGGCAGCCGATGGATGCCTGTTTGTTTTAACCAACGGCCGATTCCGCTAAGACGGCCGTCTCGCCGGTGTGTCACAAAGCGCCAGAGCGTCATCTTTTGCAAAGTGGTCGAACTGCGCAGGCCGGGCTGCTCCGGCCAACCACCCAGCCGCTCCACTCGTTCAAAGATACGGCCGCTGCTGATGAGAAGCAGCAAAGCCAACGGCACAGTCATAAAAAACGTGGCCCACAGCAGCCAGAAAGCCAGGAAACCATCCCACAAACGCTGCAAGCGGGTGTCTACGATGCTTGTTACCTGTCCCAGTAAAAACTGGTCAACCACCTGCGTGCTTTCGGCTGTCAGGTTATCTACCATCAGGTCTTTGTTGACAAAACGGCCGTCAATCTTCACCAACTGCCCTACATACGTATAGCCCGAAATCGTGCTGCGGCTGATGGTGGCGTCGTCGTCTATGACCACGTTAGAACCGACGACCACTTCTGGCCCCAATTCCACATCTGAACCAATCTGGCAGTTTTGGCCGATGTATACCGGTGGCAAGATACGGGCGCTGGGATGGATCATGTGGTTACGCCCGACCCAGATGCCCTGGGAAATTTGCCGCCCTTCCAGCGCGGGATAAGTCAGCGCGGGCAGGCCGTTTAACCCTTCCGGGTGGTCCCAGGCGCTGTACAAGACGTGCTTCTGCGCGGCGTGATACGCCTGAAAAGTCGCCAGGTTATTCCAATAACCGGCCATCTGATAGGTATCCACCGGCACGGCAACGGCAAGCAGGGCGGGCACAAGCTGCGTCTCAATATCGAACGGCGTCCGGGGCGGGATGAATTGCAGCACTTCCGGTTCAAAAATCCAGATGCCGGTGGCATAAACCTGGCGGCCCTCGGCCGCGGCAGCAACCTGTCCGGCATCATTCAGGCAAAAATGGGGCGCATTGTCTGCCGCGACGGCATGAACAACGGCCGTCGCTTTGCTTTGTCGTTGGCGGTGTTGCGCGAGTACGGCCGTCAGGTCCACATCTACAATGGCATCGGCCGGCAGCGCCACAAACGTCGTCGTCAGGGACGGCTGCGCCCACTTCAGCGCACCGGCCGATCCCCAGGCGTCGCGCTGCAACAGATAATTCAGGGTAATGCCCCACCGCTGCCCACTGCCCAGGTAAGCCTCGATGTTCCCAGCCAGGTGGTAGAGACTGACAACAATCTGTTTAAATCCCTGCCGCGCCAGCAGTTCGATGGGGTACAACATCACTGGCCGGTCGGCGATGGGCAGCATCGGTGAAGGCGACGTCAATGTCAGCGGGCGCAGCTTATCGGTTTCACCGGTAGCCAGTAAAATTGCCTGTACGTTTTCCATTTAGATACATCTATCCGGGCAGCTATCAGGAGGTAGCGGCCGAAACATCACTATAAAGAGACAATACTTTGTCGAAGCGAACCATCTGGATGACCCGCAGCACATCTTTAGAACAGTTGGCGACGCGCAGTTCACCGCTGCGCTCGATGGCGTTGCGGCTAATTTGGGCCAACGCGGCCAGACCGGCGCTGGCTAACAAAACAGTTTCTGATAAATCTAACACAACACGCGGATTTTCGTCTAATAAAGCGACGCAGGTTTCGGCCATTTCTGTCGCGGTCGTGGCGTCCAGGCGGCGCGGCCCTTTGACGATGGTCCAGGCAGGGGCGGATATTTCGTCCTGGTCGTCAGCCGCGGCATGGGGGGCAGGCACGGCCGTTTGTGGCGCAGCTATCTGTCCACCGGCCGGCACAGGTTGACGATGCGCATGGCGCAAAGCCAGACCGTCATCAGTCGTTGCCACCATTTCAAAGAATTGGTCCAGCCGCAGCAAGGCCAGGGTTTGTTTAATGTTGGTCGGCGCGCCAACCAACCACAAGTCGCCGTGGGCATCGCGGGCCTGTTTGGTCAGCCCGACCAACGCGCCAATCACGGCGCTGTCGAGAAAAACGACATCGGTCAGGTTGACCAAAATGTAGGGGGTGACGGTTAAGGCTTCTTGAGCTATTTGGTTGAAGACGCCATAGTTGCTGACGGTGAGGTGGCCTTCGATGGTCAGAACGGCCGTGTCCTGTACAATCACCAGGTCGGTCTTCGGCAGCAGCGTCGTCGGCGTGCTGCCCTGGCGCATCACCCACCACTGGCGCAAAAAGAAAGCGCCAAAACCAACCATGTCCACCGCGTAGCGCCGCCACAAACGGCGCGGCTCCATTAGCAGCCGGTGCAGCCATTCCAACCCGGTGCGCTGCATCCATTCCGGGGCACGTTTGGTGTTGCCGGTGATAAAATCGAATGTGCCGCCAACGCCAATCATCACCGGAATAGCCAGTTCACGGCCGTACATGCCAATCCACTTTTCCTGCTTCGGGTTGCCGAAAGCCACCAGCAAAATATCCGGCTGCGCCGCCTTAATTTCGGCAATAATCGCCGGGTCCATGTCTATCACCGAGCTGTATGGCGGCGAATAGACACCGGCCACAATCAGATCGGGGTACTGCTCTTTCAGTAGAGCGGCGGCCTGGGCGGCAATACCCGGCGCAGCCCCCAGAAAATATACCGACAAGCCTTTGGCGGCGGCCCGTTCTGCCAGCGCCGGAATCATATCTGCGCCGGCCACCCGCCCTTCCAGGTTCACGCCCAACAAACGCGCACCCCACACCAACGGCATCCCATCGGCCGTCGCCAGGTCCGCTTCTTGCAGAAGATAACGTAGTTCCGGGTCTGCCAGGGACTTGACGACAAAATCGGCGTTCACCGTTGCTACCTGGTGAGTTTTGCCCGTTGCCCGGCCAATGCGGACAAATTCTTCCAGCCGATCCAGCGTTTCCGCCATGTTCAGGTCGTCAATGGGCACGCCTAAAATCACGATAAGCCTGCGCATAAACTGTTCTCCCCTTGGGGTTAGTAGGCGCCTCGGCCTGTTAAAACCGCCGGGATCGTCTTCAATAGAATTTCAATATCTTTCAGAAGGCTTTGTTCCGAAATATATTGCAAATCTAACTCCACCCAACGCTTGAAGCTCAATTCGCTGCGGCCAGACACCTGCTGTAAACCGGTGATGCCGGGCACGGCGTCCAGGCGGCGCATTTGATCAAACTGGTACAGAGCCACCTCATTAGGCACAGGCGGACGCGGCCCAACCAGGCTCATTTCCCCTTTGAGGACGTTGAATAACTGGGGTATTTCGTCAATGCTGGCCTTGCGAATCAGGCGGCCTACTCGCGTCACACGCGGGTCGTTTTTCATCTTAAAGACAACTTCGTCGGCATCGTTTTCGGCCATCAATTCTTTCTTACGTGCTTCGGCGTCCGTGTACATGGAGCGGAATTTATAGCAGTAGAATGTCTGGCCCCACTTGCCAACGCGCACCTGCTTAAAAAAAACGGGGCCAGGAGAGTCTAACTTGATGGCTATGGCAATGAGGGCAATGATGGGCAGGGCGAAGGGCAAGGCCAAACAAACGAGAATAAAGTCGAAGACTCGTTTGAGGTTGCTGTGGACCTTGTTGCGAATGACCCAAGTGATCAACCGCAGGCGCATCCGTTGAATGGTACGGCCGTTTTTGAAGCTCTGATTGCTGTACATTTCCAACATGCGGGCAGCTTTTGCAGCCTGCATTTGTTCATCGGCAATGAGGGTATCGGTGGGTGTCTGATTTGTCGGCGTTGTGTGATATTCAGTCATAGCAAATGTCATAGATTGTGTTGATAACTTCGTGTGGCGCCTGCTTAATTGTGAAGGCGTTTCTTGTCTGATTTGCACGTTATACCTCGTCGTTGCGTGCTGTTCGCACCCAGCCGTGAGAATCGAAGCCGAACAGAACACGCCCATAGTGCCAGACTTTCCAGGCAACAAA
Proteins encoded in this region:
- a CDS encoding WecB/TagA/CpsF family glycosyltransferase, whose product is MRRLIVILGVPIDDLNMAETLDRLEEFVRIGRATGKTHQVATVNADFVVKSLADPELRYLLQEADLATADGMPLVWGARLLGVNLEGRVAGADMIPALAERAAAKGLSVYFLGAAPGIAAQAAALLKEQYPDLIVAGVYSPPYSSVIDMDPAIIAEIKAAQPDILLVAFGNPKQEKWIGMYGRELAIPVMIGVGGTFDFITGNTKRAPEWMQRTGLEWLHRLLMEPRRLWRRYAVDMVGFGAFFLRQWWVMRQGSTPTTLLPKTDLVIVQDTAVLTIEGHLTVSNYGVFNQIAQEALTVTPYILVNLTDVVFLDSAVIGALVGLTKQARDAHGDLWLVGAPTNIKQTLALLRLDQFFEMVATTDDGLALRHAHRQPVPAGGQIAAPQTAVPAPHAAADDQDEISAPAWTIVKGPRRLDATTATEMAETCVALLDENPRVVLDLSETVLLASAGLAALAQISRNAIERSGELRVANCSKDVLRVIQMVRFDKVLSLYSDVSAATS
- a CDS encoding exopolysaccharide biosynthesis polyprenyl glycosylphosphotransferase — protein: MQAAKAARMLEMYSNQSFKNGRTIQRMRLRLITWVIRNKVHSNLKRVFDFILVCLALPFALPIIALIAIAIKLDSPGPVFFKQVRVGKWGQTFYCYKFRSMYTDAEARKKELMAENDADEVVFKMKNDPRVTRVGRLIRKASIDEIPQLFNVLKGEMSLVGPRPPVPNEVALYQFDQMRRLDAVPGITGLQQVSGRSELSFKRWVELDLQYISEQSLLKDIEILLKTIPAVLTGRGAY